In Janthinobacterium rivuli, a single genomic region encodes these proteins:
- a CDS encoding GNAT family N-acetyltransferase, translated as MNTDTDKAITIRPCAKGDEAALALVGQATFLEAFAGILDGADIIAHCQRQHDVQLYRDWLALPAMRLWLAEATPGGAPVGYLVLSPASLPVADPRPNDLEIKRIYLLHRFQGQRVGQRLMQAALSQARASGAGRVLLGVYAENHDALAFYARCGFAQVGRRTFRVGRTDYQDVILGMTL; from the coding sequence ATGAATACAGACACTGACAAGGCGATCACCATCCGCCCTTGCGCCAAGGGCGATGAAGCAGCGCTGGCGCTGGTGGGGCAGGCCACTTTTCTCGAGGCGTTTGCCGGCATCCTCGATGGCGCCGACATCATCGCCCATTGCCAGCGCCAGCACGACGTACAACTGTACCGCGACTGGCTGGCGCTGCCGGCCATGCGGCTCTGGCTGGCCGAGGCCACGCCGGGCGGCGCACCCGTCGGCTATCTGGTGCTCAGCCCCGCCAGCCTGCCGGTGGCGGATCCGCGGCCGAATGACCTGGAAATCAAGCGCATCTACCTGCTGCACCGTTTCCAGGGCCAGCGCGTGGGCCAGCGTTTGATGCAGGCGGCGCTGAGCCAAGCGCGCGCCAGCGGAGCGGGGAGGGTGCTGCTGGGCGTGTACGCGGAAAACCACGATGCGCTGGCGTTCTACGCGCGCTGCGGCTTTGCGCAGGTGGGCCGGCGCACTTTCCGTGTGGGCCGCACCGACTACCAGGACGTCATCCTCGGCATGACGCTGTAA
- the sppA gene encoding signal peptide peptidase SppA, giving the protein MSLNPFPPLRRGFGAFWRALDATRRAVINLIFLLIVIAILIAIFGGGAKPLAEKTTLVLDLQGPLVEETPGGVREAVLANVSGEVKKNVQLRDVLAVLDTAAKDKNIGSMVIMLDELQGGGLASLREVAAGVERFRATGKKVTAWGSSYNQRQYLVAAKADEVFLHPMGGVMLEGFGRYRNYYRDALDKVGVTVNLLKVGTYKSAAEPFIANGPSEAAAEADRYLNNGLWTTYTTDVEKSRKLPAGAIMQSIDALPALMTAAGGDLGKLSLDAKLVDGLKTRDELRQFMMARGAKNTEGTNFRQVNYTDYLARLRPVHIGDAVGVVIASGEIGDGIAAPGSIGGLSTSRLIRQAREDKSIKAIVLRVDSPGGSAFGSELIRRELELTRAAGKPVVVSMGNVAASGGYWISTSSDEVIADAATITGSIGVFAILPTADKVVEKLGIHTAGSPTTWLADAGNPLRPLDPRFAQVIQGSINHVYGDFLNLAAKARKTTPEKINEVAQGRVWTGLQAKERNLVDRIGSYGDALASAAKRANLGADYRVTYLEQETSNVDRLIGMFGSKAMASLGLGEHVKLGLATTGLPADAALGMAQDLSWLSGITREHKPFMALTHCLCEVPLGGK; this is encoded by the coding sequence ATGTCACTCAACCCCTTCCCGCCGCTACGCCGCGGTTTTGGCGCATTCTGGCGCGCGCTGGACGCCACCCGCCGCGCGGTCATCAATCTGATTTTCCTGCTGATCGTCATCGCCATCCTGATCGCCATTTTCGGCGGCGGCGCCAAGCCCCTGGCGGAAAAGACCACGCTGGTGCTGGACTTGCAAGGCCCGCTGGTCGAGGAAACCCCGGGCGGCGTGCGCGAGGCCGTGCTGGCCAATGTCAGCGGCGAAGTCAAGAAAAACGTGCAGCTGCGCGACGTGCTGGCGGTGCTCGACACGGCGGCCAAGGACAAGAACATCGGTTCGATGGTGATCATGCTCGACGAATTGCAGGGCGGCGGCCTCGCTTCGCTGCGCGAAGTGGCGGCCGGCGTGGAACGCTTCCGCGCCACGGGCAAGAAAGTCACGGCCTGGGGTTCGAGCTATAACCAGCGCCAGTACCTGGTGGCGGCCAAGGCCGACGAGGTATTCCTGCACCCGATGGGCGGCGTCATGCTGGAAGGCTTTGGCCGCTACCGCAATTACTACCGCGACGCGCTCGATAAAGTGGGCGTGACGGTCAACCTGCTGAAAGTGGGCACGTATAAAAGCGCGGCCGAGCCTTTCATCGCCAACGGCCCGTCCGAAGCGGCGGCCGAAGCGGACCGCTACCTGAACAACGGCCTGTGGACCACCTACACGACGGACGTGGAAAAATCGCGCAAGCTGCCGGCCGGCGCCATCATGCAATCGATCGATGCGCTGCCCGCGCTGATGACGGCCGCCGGCGGCGACCTGGGCAAGCTGTCGCTGGACGCCAAGCTGGTCGACGGCCTGAAAACGCGCGACGAACTGCGCCAGTTCATGATGGCGCGCGGCGCGAAGAACACGGAAGGCACGAATTTCCGCCAGGTGAACTACACCGATTACCTGGCGCGTTTGCGTCCCGTGCACATCGGCGACGCCGTCGGCGTGGTGATCGCCTCCGGTGAAATCGGAGACGGCATCGCGGCACCGGGTTCCATCGGCGGCCTGTCCACCTCGCGCCTGATCCGCCAGGCACGCGAAGACAAATCGATCAAGGCCATCGTGCTGCGCGTCGATTCGCCGGGCGGCAGCGCCTTCGGCTCGGAACTCATCCGCCGCGAACTGGAACTGACGCGCGCCGCCGGCAAACCGGTGGTCGTCTCGATGGGCAACGTGGCCGCTTCCGGCGGCTACTGGATCAGCACCTCGTCCGATGAAGTCATCGCCGACGCTGCCACCATCACCGGTTCCATCGGCGTGTTCGCGATTCTGCCGACGGCCGACAAGGTGGTGGAAAAACTGGGCATCCACACGGCCGGTTCGCCGACCACCTGGCTGGCCGACGCGGGCAACCCATTGCGTCCGCTCGACCCGCGCTTTGCGCAAGTGATCCAGGGCTCGATCAACCACGTGTATGGCGACTTCCTGAATCTGGCCGCCAAGGCGCGCAAGACGACGCCGGAAAAGATCAATGAAGTGGCGCAGGGCCGCGTCTGGACGGGCTTGCAGGCGAAAGAGCGCAACCTGGTCGACCGCATCGGCAGCTATGGCGATGCGCTGGCCTCGGCCGCCAAGCGCGCCAATCTGGGCGCCGACTACCGCGTGACGTACCTGGAGCAAGAAACGTCGAACGTGGACCGCCTGATCGGCATGTTCGGCTCCAAGGCCATGGCCTCGCTGGGACTGGGCGAACACGTGAAGCTGGGCCTGGCCACGACCGGCTTGCCGGCCGACGCGGCGCTGGGCATGGCGCAGGACCTCTCCTGGCTGTCGGGCATCACGCGCGAACATAAACCGTTCATGGCCCTCACGCACTGCCTGTGCGAGGTGCCCTTGGGCGGCAAGTAA
- a CDS encoding sodium:solute symporter: protein MSPVTLFAVVLAYFLILLGVAWRTSRHATNDSFFIGNKDSNWMLVAFGMVGTTLTGVTFISVPGAVGSNGFGYIQLMIGYVLGYLAITFILLPLYYRLQLTSIYRYLELRLGRRSYQSGAAFFIVSRLLGATARLYLVVNILQATILDSLGVPFWLTSCVVLLLILLYTYEGGVKTIVWTDTLQTACMLAGLVICSVFLLRDMDLSLVDSLERMRAQGLTRIFTVDPDSPAYVWKHIVAGMFITIAMTGMDQEMMQKNISVRTLRDSQKNMLSLTVVLTGVLLLFLFLGGLLHLYAPLAGVTATGDKLFPAVVLGHFPAVVQLIFFIALISALFPSVDGALTALTSTFCIDILGVQRRQDLTAAQQMRWRRRVHLGFAALFLILIMAFKWLDDPSMIGVILKLASYTYGPLLGLFAFGLLSQRGVRDRWVPLVAVAGPLLCALIEQEQMRLFEHYRIGLELLILNGALVLGGLFLISTPPGQGGQGVEYLSK from the coding sequence ATGTCCCCAGTCACCCTGTTTGCCGTCGTCCTCGCGTATTTCCTGATCCTGCTGGGCGTGGCATGGCGCACCTCGCGCCATGCCACCAATGACAGTTTTTTCATCGGCAACAAGGACAGCAACTGGATGCTGGTGGCCTTCGGCATGGTGGGCACGACGCTCACCGGCGTGACTTTCATCAGCGTGCCCGGCGCCGTGGGCAGCAACGGTTTCGGTTATATCCAGCTGATGATCGGCTATGTACTCGGTTACCTGGCCATCACCTTCATCCTGCTGCCGCTGTATTACCGGCTGCAGCTGACCTCGATTTACCGTTATCTGGAATTGCGCCTGGGACGGCGTTCCTACCAGAGCGGGGCGGCGTTTTTCATCGTGTCGCGGCTGCTGGGCGCTACGGCGCGGCTGTATCTGGTGGTCAATATCCTGCAAGCCACCATACTCGACAGCCTGGGCGTGCCGTTCTGGCTGACCTCGTGCGTCGTGCTGCTGCTGATCCTGCTGTACACGTATGAGGGGGGCGTCAAGACCATCGTCTGGACCGATACCCTGCAAACGGCGTGCATGCTGGCCGGTCTCGTCATCTGCAGCGTGTTTTTGCTGCGCGACATGGATCTGTCCCTCGTCGACAGCCTCGAGCGCATGCGCGCGCAAGGCCTTACGCGCATCTTCACCGTCGACCCGGACAGCCCTGCCTATGTCTGGAAGCACATCGTGGCCGGCATGTTCATCACGATCGCCATGACGGGCATGGACCAGGAAATGATGCAAAAGAACATCTCCGTGCGGACCTTGCGCGACTCGCAAAAGAATATGCTCAGCCTGACCGTGGTGCTGACCGGCGTGCTGCTGCTGTTCCTCTTCCTCGGCGGCTTGCTGCACCTGTATGCGCCGCTGGCCGGCGTGACGGCCACGGGCGATAAATTGTTCCCCGCCGTGGTGCTCGGGCATTTCCCGGCCGTGGTGCAGCTGATTTTCTTCATTGCCCTCATTTCCGCCCTGTTCCCCAGCGTGGATGGAGCGCTCACCGCCTTGACGTCCACCTTCTGCATCGACATCCTCGGCGTGCAGCGCAGGCAGGATTTGACTGCGGCGCAGCAGATGCGCTGGCGCCGCCGCGTGCATCTGGGGTTTGCCGCGCTGTTCCTGATCCTGATCATGGCCTTCAAATGGCTGGACGACCCCAGCATGATCGGCGTGATCCTCAAGCTGGCCAGCTATACCTATGGTCCGCTGCTGGGCTTGTTTGCCTTCGGCTTGCTGAGCCAGCGCGGCGTGCGCGACCGCTGGGTACCGCTGGTGGCCGTGGCCGGGCCGCTGCTGTGCGCGCTGATCGAGCAGGAGCAGATGCGGCTGTTCGAGCATTACCGCATCGGGCTGGAGTTGCTGATCCTGAATGGCGCCCTGGTGCTGGGCGGCCTGTTCCTCATTTCCACGCCGCCAGGGCAGGGCGGGCAAGGCGTGGAATACTTGTCAAAATAA